Within Candidatus Obscuribacterales bacterium, the genomic segment AACATCATGAGCAGTCCCGGTGCAGGCAAAACAGCCCTGTTGGAAAAAACCCTAGAAGCGATCGCCCCCGACTATCACGTAGCGGTCATTGAAGGCGACATGACCACGGAACTCGACGCCGATCGCCTGCGCCAGTACGGTGTACCGGTGATTGCCATCAACACCGGACGGTCTTGCCACCTCGATGCCAAGATGGTGGCGGGTGGGTTACATCGCCTAGAGCAGGACTATGATCCTGCCCAGTTT encodes:
- the hypB gene encoding hydrogenase nickel incorporation protein HypB, whose translation is MHQTFDAALGINLLHANQQGADHNRAHFDQWGITCFNIMSSPGAGKTALLEKTLEAIAPDYHVAVIEGDMTTELDADRLRQYGVPVIAINTGRSCHLDAKMVAGGLHRLEQDYDPAQF